Proteins co-encoded in one Stenotrophomonas maltophilia genomic window:
- a CDS encoding mechanosensitive ion channel family protein, with translation MVDAVVAVQWLEKLQNTLEPYPGAYLALMITALLIAAGLANWVTKRILLRGLRRLLSRLPGADTGRGSHLMRVISRLSNVVPSQVIASGIRIVPDLPPGLVSFIIGACQAWAILTVVLAISHALDAANDLYERRPEARNKPIKGYLQVAKIVIFVIAGLSIVATLAGVDLRYLVTGLGAATAVLMLIFQDTILSLVASVQISGDGRVRIGDWIEMPSQNADGDVIDIALHTVTVQNFDKTITTIPTKKLVTESFKNWRGMQEAGGRRIKRALYLDQHSVGFLDEGDLAFLGQFALLGDYLREKEQELGQWNGRLREQGVAEVNSRRVTNLGTFRAYVERYLRSHPGIHTDMTLLVRQLQPTTEGLPLELYCFTRSTAWGEYEAVQSDIFDHLLAILPAFGLRVFQASSDAMLMAGQRQLAGSE, from the coding sequence ATGGTGGACGCGGTGGTGGCGGTACAGTGGCTGGAAAAGCTGCAGAACACACTGGAACCCTATCCTGGCGCCTACCTGGCGTTGATGATCACGGCGCTGTTGATCGCCGCCGGCCTGGCCAACTGGGTGACCAAGCGCATCCTGCTGCGTGGGCTGCGGCGCCTGCTCAGCCGCCTGCCGGGCGCCGACACTGGCCGCGGCAGCCATCTGATGCGGGTGATCTCGCGCCTGTCCAATGTGGTGCCCAGCCAGGTGATCGCCTCGGGTATCCGCATCGTGCCGGACCTGCCACCGGGTCTGGTCAGCTTCATCATCGGCGCCTGCCAGGCCTGGGCGATCCTGACGGTGGTGCTGGCGATCTCGCATGCGCTGGATGCGGCCAACGACCTGTACGAACGTCGCCCCGAAGCCCGCAACAAGCCGATCAAGGGCTACCTGCAGGTCGCCAAGATCGTCATCTTCGTGATTGCCGGCCTGTCGATCGTTGCCACCCTGGCCGGTGTCGACCTGCGCTATCTGGTCACCGGCCTGGGCGCCGCCACCGCGGTGCTGATGCTGATTTTCCAGGACACCATCCTGTCGCTGGTGGCCAGCGTGCAGATCAGCGGCGATGGCCGCGTGCGCATCGGCGACTGGATCGAGATGCCCAGCCAGAATGCCGATGGCGATGTCATCGACATCGCGCTGCACACCGTCACCGTGCAGAACTTCGACAAGACCATCACCACCATCCCGACCAAGAAGCTGGTGACCGAGTCGTTCAAGAACTGGCGCGGCATGCAGGAGGCCGGGGGCCGCCGCATCAAGCGCGCGCTGTATCTGGACCAGCACAGCGTGGGCTTCCTGGACGAGGGCGACCTGGCCTTCCTTGGCCAGTTCGCGCTGCTGGGCGACTACCTGCGTGAGAAGGAACAGGAGCTGGGACAGTGGAACGGGCGCCTGCGCGAGCAGGGCGTGGCCGAGGTCAACAGCCGCCGGGTGACCAACCTGGGCACCTTCCGCGCCTACGTGGAGCGCTACCTGCGCAGCCATCCGGGTATCCACACCGACATGACCCTGCTGGTACGGCAGCTGCAGCCGACCACCGAGGGCCTGCCGCTGGAGCTGTACTGCTTCACCCGCAGCACCGCCTGGGGCGAGTACGAGGCGGTGCAGTCGGACATCTTCGACCACCTGCTGGCGATCCTGCCGGCCTTCGGGCTGCGGGTGTTCCAGGCCTCCAGCGACGCCATGTTGATGGCCGGGCAGCGCCAGTTGGCCGGCTCGGAGTAA
- the folB gene encoding dihydroneopterin aldolase, with translation MDKVFIEGLTIDALIGIYDWERRIRQDLVFDLEMGFDNRRPAATDDIAHTLNYKAVSKRLEQFVRESEFGLVETLAERCAQIVLDEFEVKWLRLKLSKPGAVRGARAVGVIIERTRD, from the coding sequence ATGGACAAGGTTTTCATCGAGGGGCTGACGATCGACGCCCTGATCGGTATCTACGATTGGGAACGACGGATCCGCCAGGACCTGGTGTTCGACCTGGAAATGGGCTTCGACAACCGTCGCCCTGCGGCGACCGACGACATCGCCCACACCCTGAACTACAAGGCAGTGAGCAAGCGCCTGGAGCAGTTCGTGCGTGAATCGGAGTTCGGCCTGGTGGAAACCCTGGCCGAGCGTTGCGCGCAGATCGTGCTGGACGAGTTCGAGGTGAAGTGGCTGCGCCTGAAGCTGAGCAAGCCCGGTGCAGTGCGTGGCGCGCGCGCGGTGGGTGTGATCATCGAACGCACGCGCGACTGA
- the tsaD gene encoding tRNA (adenosine(37)-N6)-threonylcarbamoyltransferase complex transferase subunit TsaD, protein MRVLGIESSCDETGVAVYDTDLSGSAALRAHAVYSQIALHAEYGGVVPELASRDHVRKLLPLVRQTLAEAGLGVGDIDGVAYTAGPGLVGALLVGAGVARSLAWALEVPAVGVHHMEGHLLAPLMEDDPPQAPFVALLVSGGHTQLVAVDAIGQYRLLGETLDDAAGEAFDKTAKLMGLPYPGGPQLARLAEQGTPGAYRFARPMTDRPGLDFSFSGLKTQVLMAWRDSDQSEQTRADIARGFEDAVVETLSIKCERALEAAGTNVIVVAGGVGANKRLRARLQQMAERLGGRACFPRPALCTDNGAMIAFAGALRLQAGQHSPPKVDVTPRWDMATLPAV, encoded by the coding sequence ATGCGAGTCCTTGGCATCGAATCTTCCTGTGATGAGACCGGCGTGGCGGTGTATGACACCGACCTGTCCGGCAGCGCGGCCCTGCGCGCCCATGCGGTCTACAGCCAGATCGCGCTGCACGCCGAGTACGGCGGTGTGGTGCCCGAACTGGCCAGCCGCGACCACGTCCGCAAGCTGCTGCCGCTGGTGCGCCAGACCCTGGCCGAAGCGGGCCTGGGTGTGGGCGACATCGACGGTGTGGCCTACACGGCCGGCCCCGGCCTGGTCGGCGCTCTGCTGGTGGGTGCCGGCGTGGCCCGTTCGCTGGCCTGGGCGCTGGAGGTGCCGGCGGTGGGGGTCCACCATATGGAAGGCCATCTGCTGGCCCCGCTGATGGAAGATGACCCGCCGCAGGCGCCGTTCGTGGCACTGCTGGTCTCCGGCGGCCATACCCAGCTGGTGGCGGTCGATGCCATCGGGCAGTACCGCCTGCTGGGCGAAACCCTGGACGACGCGGCCGGCGAGGCCTTCGACAAGACCGCCAAGCTGATGGGCCTGCCGTACCCGGGCGGCCCGCAGCTGGCCAGGCTGGCCGAGCAGGGCACGCCGGGCGCGTACCGCTTCGCGCGGCCGATGACCGACCGCCCGGGGCTGGATTTCAGCTTCTCCGGCCTGAAGACCCAGGTCCTGATGGCCTGGCGCGACAGCGACCAGAGCGAACAGACCCGCGCCGACATCGCGCGTGGCTTTGAAGATGCGGTGGTCGAGACCCTGTCGATCAAGTGCGAGCGCGCGCTGGAAGCGGCCGGGACCAATGTGATCGTGGTGGCCGGCGGTGTCGGCGCCAACAAGCGCCTGCGCGCGCGCCTGCAGCAGATGGCCGAGCGTCTAGGCGGCCGTGCCTGCTTCCCGCGGCCGGCGCTGTGCACCGACAACGGCGCGATGATCGCCTTCGCCGGCGCGCTGCGCCTGCAGGCCGGCCAGCACAGCCCGCCGAAGGTGGATGTGACCCCGCGCTGGGACATGGCGACCCTGCCGGCGGTGTGA
- the rpsU gene encoding 30S ribosomal protein S21 translates to MPSVKVRENEPFEFALRRFKRTCEKAGVLAETRKREFYEKPTQERKRKAAAAVKRQLRRSSRDVTKRQRLY, encoded by the coding sequence ATGCCCAGCGTCAAAGTCCGCGAGAACGAGCCCTTCGAGTTTGCTCTTCGCCGCTTCAAGCGCACTTGCGAAAAGGCCGGTGTGCTGGCCGAAACCCGCAAGCGCGAGTTCTACGAAAAGCCGACCCAGGAGCGCAAGCGCAAGGCCGCCGCTGCTGTGAAGCGTCAGCTGCGCCGCTCGTCGCGCGACGTCACCAAGCGTCAGCGCCTGTACTGA
- a CDS encoding GatB/YqeY domain-containing protein, with product MSMKQQLTDDMKAAMKAGEKHKLGVIRLINAAIKQREVDERIELDDTAVIAVLDKMVKQRKDSVSQYEAAQREDLAEIERAEIVVIEAYLPAKMGEAEIVAAIQAAIAETGASGAADMGKLMGALKPKLAGQADMGLVSKLVKQALAG from the coding sequence ATGAGCATGAAGCAGCAGCTCACCGACGACATGAAGGCCGCCATGAAGGCGGGCGAGAAGCACAAGCTGGGCGTGATCCGCCTGATCAACGCCGCCATCAAGCAGCGCGAAGTGGACGAGCGCATCGAGCTGGATGACACCGCGGTGATCGCCGTGCTCGACAAGATGGTCAAGCAGCGCAAGGACTCGGTCAGCCAGTACGAAGCGGCCCAGCGCGAAGACCTGGCCGAGATCGAACGTGCCGAGATCGTGGTCATCGAAGCCTACCTGCCGGCCAAGATGGGCGAAGCCGAGATCGTGGCCGCCATCCAGGCGGCCATCGCCGAGACCGGCGCCTCCGGCGCGGCCGACATGGGCAAGCTGATGGGCGCACTGAAGCCCAAGCTGGCCGGCCAGGCCGACATGGGCCTGGTGTCCAAGCTGGTCAAGCAGGCCCTGGCCGGCTGA
- a CDS encoding YihY/virulence factor BrkB family protein: MPHPHAFLPAVRSRLGKLQDSFPMAVAKRFVEIDVLTQAASVSFYALLSMAPLLVLLLWLTASLYPPAQQALIGQIGSVAGSSVASVADTVLHNANSQPSMGSLAGLWSTLLLFVGATAVFAQLQNALNRIFHTSGQRLDGIKAWLRKRVFSFGVVLALGFLLILSMTATTALQVVFAQLPSVLPAIGYLTSLLLYTLAFAFLYHYLPDRRVAWRQAFIGGAITSALFALGRYGIGVYIATVAPGSAYGSMGALVISLVWIYYATAVFFVGALMTAVIDERLYARTQLAKGGDTTEEAGPAATSE, encoded by the coding sequence ATGCCGCATCCCCACGCCTTTCTGCCTGCCGTCCGATCTCGCCTGGGAAAGCTGCAGGACAGCTTCCCGATGGCCGTGGCCAAGCGCTTCGTCGAGATCGACGTGCTGACCCAGGCCGCCTCGGTCTCCTTCTACGCCCTGCTGTCGATGGCCCCGCTGCTGGTGCTGCTGCTGTGGCTGACCGCTTCGCTGTACCCGCCGGCACAGCAGGCACTGATCGGCCAGATCGGTTCGGTGGCCGGCAGCAGCGTGGCCAGCGTCGCTGACACCGTGCTGCACAACGCCAACAGCCAGCCCAGCATGGGCTCGCTGGCCGGGCTGTGGAGCACGCTGCTGCTGTTTGTCGGTGCCACCGCGGTGTTCGCCCAGCTGCAGAACGCGCTGAACCGCATCTTCCACACCAGCGGCCAGCGCCTGGATGGCATCAAGGCCTGGCTGCGCAAGCGCGTGTTCTCCTTCGGCGTGGTGCTGGCGCTGGGCTTCCTGCTGATCCTGTCGATGACCGCTACCACCGCGCTGCAGGTGGTGTTCGCGCAGCTGCCGTCGGTGCTGCCGGCCATCGGCTACCTCACCTCGCTGCTGCTGTACACGCTGGCCTTCGCCTTCCTCTACCACTACCTGCCCGACCGCCGCGTGGCCTGGCGCCAGGCCTTCATCGGCGGCGCCATCACCTCGGCGCTGTTCGCGCTGGGCCGCTATGGCATCGGCGTCTACATCGCCACCGTGGCCCCGGGCAGCGCCTACGGCTCGATGGGCGCGCTGGTGATCTCGCTGGTCTGGATCTACTACGCCACTGCGGTGTTCTTCGTCGGCGCGCTGATGACCGCGGTGATCGACGAACGCCTGTATGCCCGGACGCAGCTGGCCAAGGGCGGGGACACCACCGAAGAAGCGGGCCCGGCGGCCACCAGCGAGTAG
- the dnaG gene encoding DNA primase, with the protein MARIPDAFIDDLLARTDIVEVVGSRVPLKRQGKEYAARCPFHDERSASFTVSPTKQFYHCFGCGAHGTAISFLMNYDRLEFLDAVDELAKRAGMEVPRNENPRSPQQQDDSRELYSALDAAARFFQKNLEGSDKARSYLDGRGVDEDNRARFQIGYAPDGYSGLRDALGKDERRMKLLDRAGLFSKNDRGHVYDKFRDRVMFPIFDRRGRVIAFGGRVFEKDDGPKYLNSPETALFHKGRELYGLWQVRQANQKIERLIVVEGYMDVVSLFQFGVTQAVATLGTATTPDHAELLFRNAPDVFFCFDGDAAGRRAGWKALESVLPRMKDGRQAFFLFLPDGEDPDTIVRKEGAEAFNERLKQATPLSQFFFDELTREINLGTLDGKARLAERAKPMLAQIPDGAFGDLMKQQLGQLTGLGGNAQAARSPMPQRPPARSIQPVAKRSLVRGAIAVLLQQPSLALTLGGKHHFQGLRLPGVELLLELLGLVEQRPDISTGALLEHFDGREEQASLHTLAAQTMPGDEAMWTQELHDAVAQLEKQLLVQRLEELLAKQRQQGLDDTDKYELRELLKARAGLRL; encoded by the coding sequence ATGGCCCGTATCCCCGACGCTTTCATCGACGACCTGCTGGCCCGCACCGACATCGTCGAGGTGGTGGGCAGCCGAGTGCCGTTGAAGCGCCAGGGCAAGGAGTACGCGGCGCGCTGCCCGTTTCACGACGAGCGCTCGGCCTCGTTCACGGTCTCGCCCACCAAGCAGTTCTATCACTGCTTCGGTTGCGGCGCACACGGCACCGCGATCAGCTTCCTGATGAACTACGACCGCCTCGAGTTCCTCGATGCGGTGGATGAGCTGGCCAAGCGCGCCGGCATGGAAGTACCGCGCAACGAGAACCCGCGCAGCCCGCAGCAGCAGGACGACAGCCGCGAGCTGTACTCGGCGCTGGATGCGGCCGCCAGGTTCTTCCAGAAGAACCTGGAAGGCAGCGACAAGGCACGCAGCTATCTCGATGGTCGTGGCGTTGACGAGGACAACCGCGCGCGCTTCCAGATCGGCTATGCACCGGATGGCTACAGCGGCCTGCGCGATGCCCTGGGCAAGGACGAGCGGCGCATGAAGCTGCTCGACCGCGCCGGCCTGTTCTCCAAGAACGATCGCGGCCACGTCTACGACAAGTTCCGCGACCGGGTGATGTTCCCGATCTTCGACCGCCGGGGCCGGGTGATCGCCTTCGGTGGCCGCGTGTTCGAGAAGGACGACGGCCCCAAGTACCTCAACTCGCCCGAGACCGCGCTGTTCCACAAGGGCCGCGAACTGTACGGCCTGTGGCAGGTGCGCCAGGCCAACCAGAAGATCGAGCGCTTGATCGTGGTCGAGGGCTACATGGACGTGGTCTCGCTGTTCCAGTTCGGCGTCACCCAGGCGGTGGCGACGCTGGGCACCGCGACCACGCCGGACCATGCCGAGCTGCTGTTCCGCAACGCGCCGGACGTGTTCTTCTGTTTCGACGGCGACGCCGCCGGCCGCCGCGCCGGCTGGAAGGCATTGGAATCGGTGCTGCCGCGCATGAAGGATGGCCGCCAGGCGTTCTTCCTGTTCCTGCCCGATGGCGAAGACCCGGACACCATTGTGCGCAAGGAAGGCGCCGAGGCGTTCAACGAGCGCCTGAAGCAGGCCACGCCGCTGTCGCAGTTCTTCTTCGACGAGCTGACCCGCGAGATCAACCTGGGCACGCTGGACGGCAAGGCCCGCCTGGCCGAACGCGCAAAGCCGATGCTGGCGCAGATTCCCGATGGCGCCTTCGGCGATCTGATGAAGCAGCAGCTGGGGCAGCTGACCGGCCTCGGCGGCAATGCCCAGGCGGCACGTTCGCCGATGCCGCAACGGCCGCCGGCGCGTTCGATCCAACCGGTGGCCAAGCGCAGCCTGGTGCGTGGTGCGATTGCCGTACTGCTGCAGCAGCCTTCGCTGGCGCTGACCCTGGGCGGCAAGCACCACTTCCAGGGCCTGCGCCTGCCGGGGGTAGAGCTGTTGCTGGAACTGCTGGGGCTGGTCGAACAGCGCCCGGACATCAGCACCGGCGCGCTGCTGGAGCATTTCGACGGCCGCGAAGAACAGGCCTCCCTGCATACCCTGGCCGCGCAGACGATGCCGGGCGACGAGGCAATGTGGACCCAGGAACTGCACGATGCCGTGGCCCAGCTGGAGAAACAGCTGCTGGTGCAACGTCTGGAGGAGTTGTTGGCAAAGCAGCGCCAGCAGGGCCTGGACGATACTGACAAGTACGAACTGCGCGAGCTGCTCAAGGCCCGCGCCGGACTGCGCCTGTAG
- a CDS encoding fused DSP-PTPase phosphatase/NAD kinase-like protein — translation MLLRLTCLLLLSLCLPLAALAEDAALNQVRPGLYAGGQPSAAQLRELAAKGVRTVIDLRQPGEDRGFDETRQAESLGLRYVRIPVAGAEGLDAANVRAVHQALQQSQGPVLLHCASGNRAGAVLSLVNARYEQASPDQALQLGQRAGLKSLEAATRQRLATPVTSP, via the coding sequence ATGCTGCTGCGCCTGACCTGCCTGCTGTTGTTGTCGCTCTGCCTGCCGCTGGCCGCGCTGGCCGAAGACGCGGCGCTCAACCAAGTCCGCCCTGGCCTGTATGCCGGCGGCCAGCCCAGCGCCGCGCAGCTGCGCGAGCTTGCCGCGAAGGGCGTGCGCACCGTGATCGATCTGCGCCAGCCCGGCGAGGACCGCGGTTTCGATGAAACCCGCCAGGCCGAATCATTGGGCCTGCGCTACGTGCGCATTCCGGTGGCCGGTGCCGAGGGCCTGGACGCGGCCAACGTGCGTGCCGTGCACCAGGCCCTGCAGCAGAGCCAGGGGCCGGTGCTGCTGCACTGCGCCTCCGGCAACCGCGCCGGCGCCGTGCTCAGCCTGGTCAATGCACGCTACGAACAGGCCAGCCCCGATCAGGCGCTGCAACTGGGCCAGCGTGCCGGCCTGAAGTCGCTGGAGGCCGCCACCCGCCAGCGCCTGGCCACGCCGGTCACCTCGCCCTGA
- a CDS encoding bile acid:sodium symporter family protein, producing MTRWWSRLRPDNFTLALLCTVGLASLLPMKGAAAIVLDDVTTVAIAALFFLHGARLPRESIIGGMLHWRLHLTILACTFILFPLLGLLFKPLSGWLLTPELYLGVLFLCTLPSTVQSSIAFTSMARGNVPAAVCSASLSSILGVFLTPLLLTALAGTSGGVHDPLHAIGGIMLQLLVPFVAGHLLRPWIAGWVEKQRALLRYTDQATILLVVYSAFGEAVTEGLWSKTPLLSLFAVAIVAAVLLGIAMPLITFIARRLRFNREDEIAIVFCGSKKSLATGVPIAKVLFAGGSLGAIVLPVMIYHQIQLIVCGVIAQRYARRKP from the coding sequence ATGACCCGCTGGTGGTCGCGCCTGCGACCGGACAACTTCACCCTCGCCCTGCTGTGCACCGTCGGGCTGGCCTCGCTGCTGCCGATGAAGGGCGCTGCCGCCATCGTCCTCGACGACGTCACCACGGTGGCCATCGCCGCGCTGTTCTTCCTGCACGGCGCGCGCCTGCCGCGCGAATCGATCATCGGCGGCATGCTGCACTGGCGGCTGCACCTGACCATCCTGGCCTGCACCTTCATCCTGTTCCCGCTGCTGGGGCTGCTGTTCAAGCCGCTGTCGGGCTGGCTGCTGACCCCGGAGCTGTACCTGGGCGTGTTGTTCCTGTGCACGCTGCCGTCCACCGTGCAGTCGTCCATCGCCTTCACCTCGATGGCGCGCGGCAACGTGCCTGCGGCCGTCTGCAGCGCCTCGCTGTCGAGCATCCTCGGCGTGTTCCTCACGCCCCTGCTGCTGACCGCGCTGGCCGGTACCTCCGGCGGCGTGCACGACCCGCTGCATGCCATCGGCGGCATCATGCTGCAGCTGCTGGTGCCGTTCGTGGCCGGCCACCTGCTGCGGCCGTGGATCGCCGGCTGGGTGGAGAAGCAGCGCGCGCTGCTGCGCTACACCGATCAGGCCACCATTCTGCTGGTGGTGTATTCGGCGTTCGGCGAAGCGGTCACTGAAGGGCTGTGGAGCAAGACGCCGTTGTTGTCGCTGTTCGCGGTGGCGATCGTGGCCGCGGTGCTGCTGGGCATCGCCATGCCGCTGATCACCTTCATCGCCCGCCGCCTGCGCTTCAACCGCGAGGACGAGATCGCCATCGTGTTCTGCGGCTCGAAGAAGAGCCTGGCCACCGGCGTGCCGATCGCCAAGGTGCTGTTCGCCGGCGGCAGCCTCGGCGCGATCGTGCTGCCGGTGATGATCTACCACCAGATCCAGCTGATTGTCTGCGGCGTGATTGCTCAGCGGTATGCGCGGCGCAAGCCCTGA
- a CDS encoding calcium-binding protein, whose protein sequence is MHSIFRWTTALLLALGMAFGAHANDTAAQIRQHAAEHRMLVLGEFHGTREVPLLVRQLVDDYSREGTPVLVALELPRAENPTLHDYLDSDGGTAARQRLDNRAFWTVRDDQHDGRRSRDMLAMIEALRALKAQGRAIEVVGYDVNSSGGGNQDRDDRMAAELRRLYRRLPDSARMVVLTGNVHAMLQRPADAPPEMQTRPMASALRDLDIYSVRLEALRGHFWGCMDRCKALALLERPARAAQVNTHAGREYDLWVWMPQLSVGTLVDP, encoded by the coding sequence ATGCATTCGATCTTCCGCTGGACCACCGCGCTGCTCCTGGCGCTGGGCATGGCGTTCGGCGCGCATGCCAACGACACTGCCGCGCAGATCCGCCAGCACGCCGCCGAGCATCGCATGCTGGTGCTGGGCGAATTCCACGGCACCCGCGAGGTACCACTGCTGGTGCGCCAGCTGGTGGATGACTACAGCCGCGAAGGTACCCCGGTGCTGGTGGCGCTGGAACTGCCCCGTGCTGAGAACCCCACGCTGCACGACTATCTGGATTCCGATGGCGGGACGGCGGCACGCCAGCGCCTGGACAACCGTGCGTTCTGGACCGTGCGCGATGACCAGCACGACGGCCGCCGCAGCCGCGACATGCTGGCGATGATCGAAGCACTGCGCGCGCTGAAGGCGCAGGGCCGTGCGATCGAGGTGGTGGGCTACGACGTGAACAGCAGCGGCGGCGGCAACCAGGATCGCGATGACCGCATGGCCGCCGAGCTGCGGCGCCTGTACCGGCGCCTGCCCGACAGCGCACGCATGGTCGTGCTGACCGGCAATGTGCACGCCATGCTGCAACGTCCGGCCGATGCGCCGCCGGAGATGCAGACCCGGCCGATGGCATCGGCGCTGCGTGACCTGGATATCTACAGCGTGCGGCTGGAAGCGCTGCGTGGGCACTTCTGGGGATGCATGGACCGTTGCAAGGCACTGGCTCTGCTCGAACGGCCGGCGCGTGCGGCGCAGGTCAACACCCATGCCGGGCGCGAGTACGACCTGTGGGTGTGGATGCCGCAGCTGAGCGTCGGCACCCTGGTGGACCCGTAG
- the cyoE gene encoding heme o synthase, with protein sequence MFANYRQYWDLTKPKVVALIVFTALVGMVLAIPGVPSWEQIRAGLLGFLGIWLAASAAAAINQLLDAHIDAQMARTSWRPLVVGKVKPWQVLVFAGVLIVLSMVILVLWVNLITAVLTFASLIGYAVIYTVYLKRATSQNIVIGGLAGAMPPMLGWAAVTGMQGPSDWAYSSLLVLIIFIWTPPHFWALAIFRREDYAKAKIPMLPVTHGVVHTRKQIMVYSVVLALVCLLPYLVGMSGAFYLGGAIVLNAVFLWYAWRMLDPPDELFSMKMFHYSIVYLMALFAFLLVDHWILPWL encoded by the coding sequence ATGTTTGCCAATTACCGCCAGTACTGGGACCTGACCAAGCCCAAGGTCGTCGCCCTGATCGTGTTCACCGCCCTGGTCGGCATGGTCCTGGCCATTCCGGGCGTGCCCAGCTGGGAACAGATACGCGCCGGCCTGCTCGGCTTCCTCGGCATCTGGCTGGCCGCTTCGGCCGCCGCCGCCATCAACCAACTGCTGGATGCGCACATCGACGCGCAGATGGCGCGCACCTCGTGGCGTCCGTTGGTGGTGGGCAAGGTCAAGCCATGGCAGGTGCTGGTGTTTGCCGGCGTGCTGATCGTGCTGTCGATGGTCATCCTGGTGCTGTGGGTGAACCTGATCACCGCCGTGCTGACCTTCGCCTCGCTGATCGGCTACGCGGTGATCTACACCGTGTACCTGAAGCGCGCGACCTCGCAGAACATCGTCATCGGTGGCCTGGCCGGGGCGATGCCGCCGATGCTGGGCTGGGCCGCGGTCACCGGCATGCAGGGCCCGTCGGACTGGGCGTACTCGTCGCTGCTGGTGCTGATCATCTTCATCTGGACGCCGCCGCACTTCTGGGCGCTGGCGATCTTCCGCCGCGAGGACTATGCCAAGGCGAAGATCCCGATGCTGCCGGTGACCCATGGCGTGGTGCACACCCGCAAGCAGATCATGGTGTATTCGGTGGTGCTGGCGCTGGTCTGCCTGCTGCCGTACCTGGTGGGCATGAGCGGCGCGTTCTACCTGGGCGGCGCGATCGTGCTCAACGCCGTGTTCCTCTGGTACGCCTGGCGCATGCTGGACCCGCCGGACGAACTGTTCTCGATGAAGATGTTCCACTACTCCATCGTCTACCTGATGGCGCTGTTTGCCTTCCTGCTGGTCGACCACTGGATCCTGCCCTGGTTGTAA
- a CDS encoding COX15/CtaA family protein, which produces MSLSARPALHRNFHRLAWFAMIMTASTIMFGAFVRLSDAGLSCPDWPTCYGRATWPQHIEETVGHPAAEIRPLETHKAWREQVHRFLAGALGIEILTLALLATRKRRFGSTAVVTACVLVATGIPLYMMGWHGTASALALIGEAILLIAALRWSNIDLARAALLTLAVVIFQALLGMWTVTLLLKPIVVMGHLLGGMLMFGLLVWMAWRATHMPITLAEAPKLKWLLRIGVAVLVTQIALGGWVSANYAALACGGGSLSMDNFPRCANQWWPQHNFAEGFTLWRGIGVDYEGGVLDGASRIAIQMAHRLFAMVVAVYLLWLGARLFRLPSMRGWASALIALLVLQVTLGILNVKLALPLEVAVAHNGVAVALLFVLVSLLARLRAPD; this is translated from the coding sequence ATGAGCCTTTCCGCGCGTCCGGCGCTGCACCGCAATTTCCACCGCCTGGCGTGGTTCGCCATGATCATGACCGCGAGCACGATCATGTTCGGCGCCTTCGTGCGCCTGTCCGATGCCGGCCTGAGCTGCCCGGACTGGCCGACCTGCTACGGCCGCGCCACCTGGCCTCAGCACATCGAGGAGACCGTCGGCCACCCGGCCGCGGAGATCCGCCCGCTGGAGACCCACAAGGCCTGGCGTGAGCAGGTGCACCGCTTCCTGGCCGGCGCGCTGGGCATCGAGATCCTGACCCTGGCCCTGCTGGCCACGCGCAAGCGACGCTTCGGAAGCACGGCGGTGGTGACCGCCTGCGTACTGGTGGCCACCGGCATACCGTTGTACATGATGGGCTGGCATGGCACCGCCAGCGCCCTGGCATTGATCGGCGAGGCGATCCTGCTGATCGCCGCGCTGCGCTGGAGCAACATCGACCTGGCGCGCGCTGCCCTGCTGACCCTGGCGGTGGTGATCTTCCAGGCCCTGCTGGGCATGTGGACGGTGACGTTGTTGCTCAAACCCATCGTGGTGATGGGCCATCTGCTGGGCGGCATGCTGATGTTCGGCCTGCTGGTGTGGATGGCCTGGCGTGCCACGCATATGCCGATCACCCTGGCCGAAGCACCGAAGCTGAAATGGCTGCTGCGCATCGGCGTGGCGGTGCTGGTCACCCAGATCGCGCTGGGCGGCTGGGTCAGTGCCAACTATGCCGCACTGGCCTGTGGCGGTGGCAGCCTGTCGATGGACAACTTCCCGCGCTGCGCCAACCAGTGGTGGCCGCAGCACAACTTCGCCGAAGGCTTCACCCTGTGGCGTGGCATCGGCGTGGATTACGAAGGCGGCGTGCTGGATGGCGCGTCGCGCATCGCGATCCAGATGGCGCACCGCCTGTTCGCGATGGTGGTGGCGGTCTACCTGCTGTGGCTGGGCGCGCGTCTGTTCCGCCTGCCGAGCATGCGTGGCTGGGCCAGCGCGCTGATCGCGCTGCTGGTGCTGCAGGTCACCCTCGGTATCCTCAATGTAAAGCTGGCGCTGCCACTGGAAGTGGCCGTTGCCCACAACGGCGTGGCCGTTGCGCTGCTGTTCGTGCTGGTCAGCCTGCTGGCCCGCCTGCGTGCCCCGGACTGA